A region from the Altererythrobacter sp. H2 genome encodes:
- a CDS encoding S1C family serine protease: MNRCLAALALLIGLFLPSLAQADPADIDAAARGVVRVVIMGSDGEEIIPLSHGTGFAVSPRRIVTNAHVVQAAAMDDSLRIGVVPAEGDEAVFGRIIAVSPRNDLALVELTGSLRLPPLTIAGNASRDSGDAIAVGYPMNVDRAQGLEIGDIFRSQPPVKSRGALAGSRPSRQFDTLLHTAAIARGNSGGPLLDPCGRVLGVNSFGAEGDASDAEFFFAVSNRELLPFLEANGVTAQVNDLPCRSLSELDEAEQARLAREEAESRQQLDASRDEVRERRDRARLEESAEVQTERENTMALAFLLVLVAAGSGTLAWRARTADRETDPGAERRMMVAGTIAAIAAVTAAALWFTRPGLDEVDRRVEARLAAPDAGENPAGSASAPEGTLLCTLDLARSRVTGAPDRELEFGWQDDGCVNGRTQYGLAAGEWARVFVPNDDDAVSVSRFDPDGMTYRTDRYLLGRTAMTAARKARSQYEPPSCGSAGAAARLGDLQGSVTAQLPDQPNERLVYSCTAAGN, encoded by the coding sequence ATGAACCGCTGCCTTGCCGCCCTCGCCCTACTGATCGGCCTCTTCCTCCCGTCGCTGGCGCAGGCGGACCCGGCCGATATCGACGCCGCTGCGCGCGGGGTGGTGCGGGTGGTAATCATGGGAAGTGACGGGGAAGAGATTATCCCGCTCAGCCATGGCACCGGTTTCGCCGTCTCGCCCCGCCGGATCGTGACCAATGCCCACGTCGTGCAGGCAGCGGCAATGGACGATTCGCTGCGGATCGGGGTGGTTCCGGCGGAAGGCGACGAGGCGGTGTTCGGGCGGATCATCGCCGTCAGCCCGCGCAACGACCTGGCGCTGGTCGAACTCACCGGCTCGCTGCGCCTGCCACCGCTGACGATTGCCGGGAACGCTTCCCGTGACAGCGGTGATGCCATCGCGGTCGGCTATCCGATGAATGTCGACCGGGCACAGGGGCTGGAGATCGGCGACATCTTCCGCTCGCAGCCCCCGGTCAAAAGCCGCGGCGCGCTGGCCGGGTCCCGGCCGAGCCGCCAGTTCGACACCCTGCTCCACACCGCTGCAATCGCACGAGGCAATTCGGGCGGACCGCTGCTGGACCCGTGCGGGCGGGTGCTTGGGGTCAACAGTTTCGGCGCGGAGGGCGACGCTTCCGATGCGGAGTTCTTCTTTGCGGTGTCGAACCGGGAATTGCTGCCGTTCCTGGAGGCCAACGGGGTAACAGCCCAGGTCAACGACCTGCCGTGCCGCAGCCTGTCCGAACTCGACGAGGCCGAGCAGGCCCGGCTGGCGCGAGAGGAGGCGGAATCGCGCCAGCAGCTTGACGCCAGCCGTGACGAAGTGCGCGAACGGCGTGACCGCGCCAGGCTGGAGGAAAGCGCAGAAGTCCAGACAGAGCGCGAGAATACGATGGCGCTGGCTTTCCTGCTGGTGCTGGTCGCAGCAGGATCGGGAACACTCGCATGGCGGGCGAGGACGGCTGACCGGGAAACAGACCCCGGTGCCGAGCGGAGGATGATGGTGGCCGGCACGATCGCCGCGATTGCGGCAGTAACCGCTGCCGCGCTCTGGTTCACCCGCCCGGGCCTCGACGAAGTGGACCGCCGGGTCGAGGCCCGCCTGGCCGCTCCGGACGCTGGCGAAAACCCTGCGGGATCTGCCAGCGCGCCGGAGGGTACCCTGCTCTGCACGCTCGACCTCGCGCGCAGCCGGGTTACAGGCGCACCTGACCGGGAGCTGGAATTCGGCTGGCAGGATGACGGCTGCGTCAACGGGCGCACACAATATGGTCTTGCCGCAGGCGAATGGGCGCGGGTGTTCGTGCCGAATGACGATGATGCCGTATCAGTCAGCCGGTTCGACCCTGACGGCATGACCTACCGCACCGACCGCTATCTGCTGGGCCGGACCGCCATGACGGCTGCGCGCAAGGCCCGCAGCCAGTACGAACCGCCATCCTGCGGCAGCGCGGGAGCGGCCGCCCGGCTGGGGGACCTGCAAGGTTCCGTCACCGCCCAGCTGCCCGACCAGCCCAATGAGCGACTGGTCTATTCCTGCACGGCGGCAGGCAACTGA
- a CDS encoding bifunctional transcriptional activator/DNA repair enzyme AdaA, whose translation MERNQQLDDEARWRIALAKDRRFDGVFVTGVHSTGIYCRPSCPARAPRRENVRFYPGPPEAEAAGLRACKRCAPDQQSREEAAVRAVIDMLRQSEAPVRLDRLGFATGYSPAHLQRLFTRATGLSPAAYQRALKQARADEALSAAGSVTEALYMAGYAAPSRFYDARKGSGMAAAVWRKGGAGQVLHWAVVETSVAPMLVAATDKGVCLLAFNEGEADLRRRFPQARLEPAGEPFRDLFARVAAAVEQPGTGHDIPLDVQGTAFQQRVWQALRAIPPGETRSYGELAALLGNPKASRAVGGANGANHVAVLIPCHRVIAADGGLGGYAYGTQIKAELLKREGRE comes from the coding sequence ATGGAACGGAACCAACAACTGGATGATGAGGCGCGCTGGCGGATTGCGCTGGCCAAGGACCGCCGGTTCGACGGCGTGTTCGTGACCGGAGTCCACTCGACCGGGATTTACTGCCGCCCGTCCTGCCCGGCGCGCGCGCCCCGGCGGGAGAACGTGCGCTTCTATCCCGGACCACCGGAGGCCGAAGCGGCGGGCCTGCGCGCCTGCAAGCGGTGCGCGCCCGACCAGCAGAGCCGCGAGGAAGCCGCGGTGCGCGCCGTCATCGACATGCTCCGGCAAAGCGAAGCCCCGGTGCGCCTGGACCGGCTTGGCTTTGCAACCGGCTACTCCCCGGCCCATCTCCAGCGCCTGTTCACCCGCGCCACCGGGCTTTCCCCCGCCGCTTACCAGCGCGCGCTGAAGCAGGCACGGGCGGACGAGGCGCTCAGCGCCGCCGGGTCCGTGACCGAGGCCTTATATATGGCGGGCTATGCAGCGCCGTCCCGTTTCTATGATGCACGGAAAGGTTCAGGCATGGCAGCAGCGGTATGGCGCAAGGGGGGGGCGGGGCAGGTGCTCCACTGGGCGGTGGTGGAGACGAGCGTCGCCCCGATGCTGGTGGCGGCAACAGACAAAGGGGTGTGCCTGCTTGCCTTCAACGAAGGCGAGGCGGACTTGCGCCGCCGGTTCCCCCAGGCCCGGCTGGAGCCAGCGGGTGAACCTTTCCGCGATCTGTTCGCCCGGGTGGCGGCTGCGGTGGAGCAGCCCGGCACGGGCCACGACATACCGCTCGACGTTCAGGGCACTGCCTTCCAGCAGCGGGTATGGCAGGCGCTGCGTGCAATCCCGCCGGGCGAGACGCGCAGCTATGGTGAATTGGCCGCGCTGCTCGGCAACCCGAAGGCCAGCCGCGCAGTGGGCGGGGCGAACGGCGCAAACCACGTCGCCGTCCTCATCCCCTGCCACCGCGTGATCGCCGCAGACGGAGGGCTGGGGGGGTACGCCTATGGGACGCAAATCAAGGCGGAACTGCTCAAGCGGGAGGGGCGGGAATAG
- a CDS encoding SulP family inorganic anion transporter codes for MPDITALQREWLSNPRRDILAGIVVALALIPEAIGFSIIAGVDPRVGLYASFSIAVIIALVGGRPGMISAATAAVAVIVVPLVREHGVEYLFAATVLMGVIQAIAGFLRLHLLMQYVSRSVITGFVNALAILIFIAQLPELIGVPAETYVLVAAGLAVIYLLPRLTRAVPSPLVAIAVLTAVVYFAGIDVRSVGDMGELPNSLPAFLIPDVPFTLETLQIILPYSATMAAVGLIESMLTAQIVDDLTDTPSDKQREMKGQGIANFVTGFFGGMGGCAMIGQSVINVKSGGETRLSTFTAGVFLLFLLLVLGPLVAIIPMAALVGVMIMVSIGTFSWRSIKDIRHHPWQSSVVMIVTVVVVVWTHDLAQGVLAGVILSGLFFAGKVRQLFTVATDLSADGRTRTYRIEGQVFFASSDRFVEAFDYKEVLDRVVIDVSQAHFWDISAMGTLDKAILKFRREGTAVEVRGLNEASTVMIERYATHDKPGAEAQLGGH; via the coding sequence ATGCCCGATATAACCGCATTGCAGCGCGAGTGGCTGTCCAATCCCCGGCGCGATATTCTCGCCGGGATCGTCGTCGCACTGGCGCTGATCCCCGAAGCAATCGGCTTCTCGATCATCGCCGGGGTCGATCCGCGCGTCGGCCTCTACGCTTCGTTTTCGATCGCGGTGATCATTGCGCTGGTTGGCGGACGGCCGGGCATGATTTCGGCGGCCACGGCGGCGGTCGCCGTGATCGTGGTTCCGCTGGTGCGCGAGCACGGGGTTGAATACCTGTTCGCGGCGACAGTGCTGATGGGCGTGATCCAGGCCATCGCCGGATTCCTGCGGCTGCACCTGCTGATGCAGTATGTCTCCCGCTCGGTGATTACCGGCTTCGTCAATGCCCTGGCGATCCTGATCTTCATCGCCCAGTTGCCCGAGCTGATCGGTGTGCCGGCGGAGACCTATGTTCTGGTCGCAGCGGGCCTGGCTGTGATTTACCTGCTGCCGCGCCTGACCAGGGCTGTGCCCTCTCCGCTGGTGGCGATCGCGGTCCTGACGGCCGTGGTCTATTTTGCCGGTATCGACGTGCGCAGCGTGGGCGACATGGGCGAATTGCCAAATTCGCTGCCCGCCTTCCTGATCCCCGATGTGCCGTTCACGCTTGAGACCTTGCAGATCATCCTGCCCTATTCCGCCACGATGGCTGCGGTCGGCCTGATCGAGTCGATGCTGACCGCACAGATCGTCGATGACCTCACCGATACGCCCTCGGACAAGCAGCGCGAGATGAAGGGCCAGGGCATTGCCAACTTCGTGACCGGTTTTTTCGGCGGGATGGGCGGCTGTGCAATGATCGGCCAATCGGTGATCAACGTGAAGTCGGGCGGCGAGACCCGGCTTTCGACCTTCACCGCCGGGGTGTTCCTGCTGTTCCTCCTGCTGGTGCTGGGGCCGCTGGTGGCGATCATCCCGATGGCGGCGCTGGTCGGCGTGATGATCATGGTGTCGATCGGCACGTTCTCGTGGCGCTCGATCAAGGATATCCGCCACCATCCGTGGCAGTCGTCCGTGGTGATGATCGTGACGGTGGTGGTGGTCGTGTGGACCCACGACCTGGCCCAGGGCGTGCTCGCCGGTGTGATCCTGTCCGGCCTGTTCTTTGCCGGCAAGGTCAGGCAGCTGTTCACGGTGGCGACGGACCTGTCGGCGGATGGCCGAACCCGCACCTACCGGATCGAAGGGCAGGTGTTCTTCGCCTCGTCCGACCGGTTCGTGGAAGCATTCGACTACAAGGAAGTGCTCGACCGGGTGGTGATCGATGTCAGCCAGGCCCATTTCTGGGATATTTCGGCGATGGGCACGCTCGACAAGGCGATCCTCAAGTTCCGCCGCGAAGGCACGGCGGTCGAGGTGCGCGGGCTCAATGAAGCAAGTACCGTCATGATCGAGCGTTATGCCACGCACGACAAGCCGGGCGCCGAAGCGCAGCTGGGAGGCCACTGA
- the atpD gene encoding F0F1 ATP synthase subunit beta, giving the protein MATAPVLNQITNGTISQVIGAVVDVQFPGELPAILTALETSNNGQTLVLEVAQHLGENTVRTIAMDATEGLTRGQTVVSTGAQISVPVGPKTLGRIMNVIGAPIDERGPIGAEKTSPIHAEAPLFVDQSTEAAILVTGIKVIDLLAPYAKGGKIGLFGGAGVGKTVLIQELINNIAKGHGGVSVFAGVGERTREGNDLYHEFLDAGVIAKDADGNATSEGSKVALVFGQMNEPPGARARVALSGLTMAEYFRDEEGQDVLFFVDNIFRFTQAGSEVSALLGRIPSAVGYQPTLSTDMGNLQERITSTTKGSITSVQAIYVPADDLTDPAPATSFAHLDATTTLSRAISELGIYPAVDPLDSTSRVLEPRVVGQEHYETARRVQETLQKYKSLQDIIAILGMDELSEEDKLTVARARKIQRFLSQPFHVAEVFTNIPGKFVQLEDTVKSFKAVVDGEYDHLPESAFYMVGGIEDAVAKAKKMAEDA; this is encoded by the coding sequence ATGGCCACCGCACCCGTCCTCAACCAGATCACCAACGGCACCATCAGCCAGGTCATCGGCGCCGTCGTCGACGTGCAGTTCCCCGGCGAACTGCCCGCGATTCTCACCGCGCTGGAAACCAGCAACAACGGCCAGACGCTGGTGCTCGAAGTCGCCCAGCACCTGGGCGAGAACACCGTCCGCACCATCGCGATGGACGCGACCGAAGGCCTGACGCGCGGCCAGACCGTGGTCAGCACCGGCGCGCAGATCTCGGTGCCGGTCGGCCCCAAGACGCTGGGCCGGATCATGAACGTGATCGGTGCGCCGATTGACGAGCGCGGCCCGATTGGCGCCGAAAAGACCTCGCCGATCCATGCCGAAGCCCCACTTTTCGTCGATCAGTCGACCGAAGCGGCCATTCTCGTCACCGGGATCAAGGTGATCGACCTGCTCGCCCCTTACGCCAAGGGCGGCAAGATCGGCCTGTTCGGCGGCGCCGGCGTGGGCAAGACCGTGCTGATCCAGGAACTCATCAACAACATCGCCAAGGGCCACGGCGGCGTGTCGGTGTTCGCTGGTGTGGGTGAGCGCACCCGCGAAGGCAACGACCTCTACCACGAATTCCTCGACGCCGGCGTTATCGCCAAGGACGCTGACGGCAACGCCACCAGCGAAGGCTCCAAGGTCGCGCTCGTGTTCGGCCAGATGAACGAGCCTCCGGGCGCGCGTGCCCGCGTCGCACTCTCGGGCCTGACCATGGCGGAATACTTCCGCGATGAAGAAGGCCAGGACGTGCTGTTCTTCGTCGACAACATCTTCCGCTTCACCCAGGCGGGTTCGGAAGTGTCGGCGCTGCTCGGCCGTATTCCTTCGGCAGTGGGCTACCAGCCGACCCTGTCGACCGACATGGGCAACCTGCAGGAACGCATCACCTCCACCACCAAGGGTTCGATCACCTCGGTGCAGGCGATCTACGTTCCCGCGGACGACCTTACCGACCCGGCCCCGGCCACCTCGTTCGCCCACTTGGACGCGACCACCACGCTGAGCCGCGCGATTTCGGAGCTGGGCATCTACCCGGCGGTGGACCCGCTCGACTCGACCAGCCGCGTGCTCGAGCCGCGCGTCGTCGGCCAGGAGCATTACGAAACCGCCCGCCGCGTCCAGGAAACGCTTCAGAAGTACAAGAGCCTGCAGGACATCATCGCCATTCTCGGGATGGACGAGTTGTCGGAAGAGGACAAGCTGACTGTCGCCCGCGCGCGCAAGATTCAGCGCTTCCTCAGCCAACCGTTCCACGTGGCCGAAGTGTTCACCAACATCCCGGGCAAGTTCGTCCAGCTGGAAGACACCGTGAAGAGCTTCAAGGCAGTGGTTGACGGCGAATACGACCACCTGCCCGAAAGCGCCTTCTACATGGTCGGCGGGATCGAGGACGCGGTCGCCAAGGCCAAGAAGATGGCTGAGGACGCCTGA
- a CDS encoding ATP synthase F1 subunit epsilon, which yields MALHFELVTPARLVRSEDVHMVVVPGTEGEFGVLEGHAPFMSTIRDGAVQVYKTEGSAPELIEVRGGFAEVGENGLTVLAEHVEG from the coding sequence ATGGCACTGCACTTCGAACTCGTCACCCCGGCCCGCCTGGTTCGCTCCGAGGACGTCCACATGGTGGTCGTCCCCGGCACCGAAGGCGAATTCGGTGTGCTGGAAGGCCACGCGCCGTTCATGAGCACGATCCGCGACGGCGCGGTGCAGGTCTACAAGACCGAAGGCAGCGCGCCCGAACTGATCGAAGTGCGCGGCGGCTTTGCCGAAGTCGGCGAGAACGGCCTGACCGTGCTGGCCGAGCACGTCGAGGGTTGA
- a CDS encoding F0F1 ATP synthase subunit gamma, which translates to MASLKELKGRINSVKSTQKITKAKQMVAAAKLRRAQAAAEAARPYAARLSAVMASLAGKVSGDSAPKLLAGTGGDKRHLLVVVNTDKGLCGGLNSNLVKEAKLRARALMAEGKDVAFYLVGKKGRAPLKRDFASQIGTGFDTSTVKQPGFEEADAIAAELIGMFEAGQFDVAHLLYPTFKSALAQDPTTVQLIPVPATATETDAVVEYEPGEEEILEELLPRYVKTQIFGALIEREASEQGASMTAMDNATRNAGELIQKLTIVYNRQRQAAITTELIEIIAGAEAL; encoded by the coding sequence ATGGCCTCGCTCAAGGAACTCAAGGGTCGGATCAACTCGGTCAAGTCGACCCAGAAGATCACCAAGGCCAAGCAGATGGTCGCTGCGGCCAAGCTGCGCCGTGCCCAGGCGGCAGCGGAAGCCGCCCGCCCCTACGCCGCGCGGCTCTCCGCCGTGATGGCCTCGCTTGCCGGCAAGGTCAGCGGGGACAGCGCGCCCAAACTGCTGGCTGGCACCGGCGGTGACAAGCGCCACCTGCTGGTGGTCGTCAACACCGACAAGGGCCTGTGCGGCGGTCTCAACTCCAACCTGGTCAAGGAAGCCAAGCTGCGCGCCCGCGCGCTGATGGCCGAAGGCAAGGACGTGGCCTTCTACCTCGTCGGCAAGAAGGGCCGTGCCCCGCTCAAGCGCGATTTCGCCAGCCAGATTGGCACCGGGTTCGACACCAGCACGGTCAAGCAGCCTGGGTTCGAGGAAGCCGATGCCATCGCCGCTGAACTGATCGGCATGTTCGAGGCTGGTCAGTTTGACGTGGCACACCTGCTCTACCCGACCTTCAAGTCGGCGCTGGCGCAGGATCCGACCACGGTGCAGCTGATCCCTGTCCCGGCCACGGCGACCGAGACCGACGCAGTGGTCGAGTACGAACCGGGCGAGGAAGAAATCCTCGAAGAACTGCTGCCGCGTTACGTCAAGACTCAGATCTTCGGCGCGCTGATCGAACGCGAGGCGAGCGAACAGGGCGCGTCGATGACCGCCATGGACAACGCCACCCGCAATGCTGGCGAGCTGATCCAGAAGCTCACGATCGTTTACAACCGCCAGCGTCAGGCGGCGATCACGACTGAACTCATTGAAATCATTGCTGGCGCGGAAGCGCTGTAG
- the atpA gene encoding F0F1 ATP synthase subunit alpha, producing the protein MEIRAAEISKVIKDQIANFGTEAEVSEVGSVLSVGDGIARIHGLDKVQAGEMVEFANGVQGMALNLEADNVGVVIFGSDSEIKEGDSVKRTGTIVDVPVGKGLLGRVVDALGNPIDGKGPIVAEKRSRVEVKAPGIIPRQSVHEPVQTGLKAVDALVPVGRGQRELIIGDRQTGKTAVAIDTFINQKEVNAGDDEKKKLYCVYVAVGQKRSTVAQIVKQLEENGAMEYSIVVAATASEPAPLQYLAPYTGCAMGEYFRDNGMHAVIVYDDLSKQAVAYRQMSLLLRRPPGREAYPGDVFYLHSRLLERAAKMNDAEGAGSLTALPIIETQAGDVSAYIPTNVISITDGQIFLETGLFYQGIRPAINVGLSVSRVGGAAQTKAMKKVAGSMKLDLAQYREMAAFAQFGSDLDASTQKLLNRGARLTELLKQKQFSPMPFEEQTVSIFAGTNGYLDAVATDRVTEYEAAMLSFMRNEHADVLALIRDTKDFGDEAKSKTVAALDAFAKQFA; encoded by the coding sequence ATGGAAATCCGCGCCGCTGAAATCTCCAAGGTCATCAAGGACCAGATCGCCAACTTCGGCACCGAGGCGGAAGTCTCGGAAGTCGGCTCGGTGCTCTCGGTCGGTGACGGTATCGCCCGCATCCACGGCCTCGACAAGGTCCAGGCCGGTGAAATGGTCGAGTTCGCCAATGGCGTGCAGGGCATGGCCCTGAACCTTGAAGCCGATAACGTCGGCGTCGTGATCTTCGGCTCGGACAGCGAGATCAAGGAAGGCGACAGCGTCAAGCGGACCGGCACCATCGTGGACGTTCCGGTCGGCAAGGGCCTGCTCGGCCGCGTGGTCGACGCGCTCGGCAACCCGATCGACGGCAAGGGCCCGATCGTCGCCGAGAAGCGCAGCCGCGTCGAAGTGAAGGCCCCCGGCATCATCCCGCGCCAGTCGGTGCATGAGCCCGTGCAGACCGGCCTCAAGGCGGTTGACGCGCTGGTTCCGGTTGGCCGCGGCCAGCGCGAGCTGATCATTGGTGACCGCCAGACCGGCAAGACCGCCGTCGCGATCGATACCTTCATCAACCAGAAGGAAGTCAACGCGGGCGACGACGAGAAGAAGAAGCTCTACTGCGTCTATGTCGCCGTTGGCCAGAAGCGTTCGACCGTGGCCCAGATCGTGAAGCAGCTCGAAGAGAACGGCGCGATGGAATATTCCATCGTGGTTGCCGCGACCGCTTCGGAGCCGGCCCCGCTGCAGTACCTCGCGCCCTACACCGGCTGCGCCATGGGTGAGTACTTCCGCGACAACGGCATGCACGCCGTGATCGTGTACGACGACCTTTCCAAGCAGGCCGTCGCCTACCGCCAGATGTCGCTCCTGCTGCGCCGCCCGCCGGGCCGCGAAGCCTATCCGGGCGACGTGTTCTATCTCCACAGCCGCCTGCTGGAGCGTGCGGCGAAGATGAACGATGCCGAAGGCGCCGGTTCGCTCACCGCGCTGCCGATCATCGAAACCCAGGCAGGCGACGTGTCGGCCTACATTCCGACCAACGTGATCTCGATCACCGACGGCCAGATCTTCCTCGAAACCGGCCTGTTCTACCAGGGCATCCGCCCGGCGATCAACGTCGGCCTGTCGGTCAGCCGCGTCGGCGGTGCCGCGCAGACCAAGGCGATGAAGAAGGTGGCCGGCTCGATGAAGCTCGACCTGGCGCAGTACCGCGAAATGGCGGCCTTCGCCCAGTTCGGTTCGGACCTCGATGCGTCGACGCAGAAGCTGCTCAACCGCGGCGCCCGCCTGACCGAGCTGCTCAAGCAGAAGCAGTTCAGCCCGATGCCGTTCGAAGAGCAGACCGTGTCGATCTTCGCCGGCACCAACGGCTATCTCGATGCCGTGGCAACCGACCGGGTGACGGAATACGAAGCCGCCATGCTCAGCTTCATGCGCAACGAACATGCCGACGTGCTGGCCCTGATCCGCGACACCAAGGACTTTGGCGACGAAGCCAAGTCCAAGACTGTTGCGGCGCTGGATGCCTTCGCCAAGCAGTTCGCCTGA
- a CDS encoding GNAT family N-acetyltransferase — MVGTAFVALHVPLAQALLIAFDQHADYDSPNFLWFRDRYNRFVYVDRIIVAADARGQGLARQLYAQLFELAGHAGHVVVTCEINSDPPNPASDAFHAAAGFAEAGRAALANGKTVRYLTRALG, encoded by the coding sequence ATGGTCGGCACCGCCTTCGTGGCGCTGCACGTGCCCTTGGCGCAGGCCCTTCTGATCGCCTTTGACCAGCACGCCGATTACGACAGTCCCAATTTCCTTTGGTTCAGGGACCGGTACAACCGCTTCGTCTATGTTGACCGGATCATTGTTGCGGCAGATGCGCGCGGCCAAGGCCTCGCGCGTCAGCTCTACGCCCAACTGTTTGAACTGGCCGGTCACGCAGGGCACGTGGTGGTGACCTGCGAAATCAATTCCGATCCGCCGAATCCGGCGTCCGACGCGTTCCATGCAGCGGCGGGCTTTGCCGAAGCAGGTCGCGCCGCGCTCGCCAATGGCAAGACCGTCCGCTACTTGACGAGGGCGCTCGGCTAA
- a CDS encoding F0F1 ATP synthase subunit delta, giving the protein MEISAGIQASLAGRYASALFDLASEAGTVTAVESDLDTLAAALAESADLRAATTNPQLSRAAQGAAVGAVAKTLKLSELTTRFLGVLANNRRLGDLPGMIRAFRAIAAAQRGEVTAEVSSARALTDGQLETLKAKLTAREGRTVKISTTVDPDLLGGLVVTIGSKRIDGSIRTRLNSLAHAMKG; this is encoded by the coding sequence GTGGAGATTTCCGCCGGTATTCAGGCTAGCCTGGCAGGGCGTTACGCCTCGGCCCTGTTCGATCTCGCGAGCGAGGCCGGGACGGTCACCGCTGTCGAATCGGACCTCGACACTCTGGCTGCGGCGCTGGCCGAATCGGCAGACCTGCGTGCTGCCACCACCAACCCGCAGCTTAGCCGTGCGGCACAGGGTGCAGCGGTGGGCGCGGTCGCCAAAACGCTCAAGCTGTCGGAGCTTACCACCCGCTTCCTGGGTGTGCTGGCGAACAACCGCCGGCTCGGCGATCTGCCCGGCATGATCCGCGCCTTCCGCGCCATTGCTGCTGCCCAGCGCGGCGAAGTGACCGCCGAGGTCAGCAGCGCCCGCGCCCTGACCGACGGCCAGCTTGAAACGCTCAAGGCGAAGCTCACGGCCCGCGAAGGCCGCACTGTGAAGATTTCGACCACGGTTGACCCCGACCTGCTCGGCGGCCTGGTCGTCACCATCGGATCGAAGCGTATTGATGGCTCGATCCGCACCCGTCTCAATTCCCTCGCGCACGCGATGAAAGGCTGA